From Variovorax sp. J2L1-78, the proteins below share one genomic window:
- the tadA gene encoding tRNA adenosine(34) deaminase TadA, which produces MSPPAAPVAPDDAHWMGLALAEARAAGAAGEVPVGAVLVRHGQRVAVGRNAPVVSHDPSAHAEIRALRDGAAALGNYRLDGCELFVTLEPCAMCAGAILHARLARVVYGAADPKTGAAGSVVDLFAQPQLNHHTAVQRGVLADECGQLLQTFFQDRRAAARESAQPLRDDALRTPEARFARLVEPERFAARYVSDLPSLGGWRMHYLDEGPPDATATVLCLHGPGQWSHGFRHLVAQPGVRWLAPDLIGFGRSDKPKRDAVHRWAWHRDVLLDWLDRRPGPPLLLAPLAGAEPLAALLEAAAPTRFVGTRPVPDAFDGAMDDAWRAPFPDRGYEAALRALGTAAAHSSGPDTAQAAEWRFRAMGYFPA; this is translated from the coding sequence ATGAGTCCGCCCGCGGCACCGGTCGCGCCGGACGACGCGCACTGGATGGGCCTGGCCCTCGCCGAGGCGCGCGCCGCGGGCGCGGCCGGCGAGGTGCCGGTGGGCGCCGTGCTGGTTCGCCACGGCCAACGGGTCGCGGTCGGCCGCAACGCGCCCGTGGTTTCGCACGACCCGAGCGCCCACGCCGAGATCCGCGCCCTGCGCGACGGTGCAGCGGCGCTCGGCAACTACCGCCTGGACGGCTGCGAGCTGTTCGTGACGCTCGAGCCCTGCGCGATGTGCGCCGGCGCCATCCTGCATGCGCGGCTGGCCCGCGTGGTGTATGGCGCGGCCGACCCGAAGACCGGGGCGGCGGGCTCGGTCGTCGACCTCTTCGCGCAGCCGCAGCTCAACCACCACACGGCCGTGCAGCGCGGTGTGCTGGCCGACGAATGCGGCCAGTTGCTACAGACCTTTTTCCAGGATCGTCGCGCCGCGGCGCGCGAGTCGGCGCAGCCGCTGCGCGACGATGCACTGCGCACGCCCGAGGCGCGCTTCGCCCGGTTGGTCGAGCCGGAGCGCTTTGCGGCGCGCTATGTCAGCGACCTGCCGTCGCTCGGCGGCTGGCGCATGCACTACCTCGACGAGGGGCCGCCGGATGCCACGGCGACCGTGCTGTGCCTGCACGGGCCGGGGCAGTGGAGCCATGGGTTCCGACACCTGGTCGCGCAGCCCGGCGTGCGCTGGCTCGCACCGGATCTGATCGGCTTCGGCCGCAGCGACAAACCAAAGCGCGATGCCGTGCACCGGTGGGCGTGGCATCGCGACGTGCTGCTCGACTGGCTCGATCGCCGGCCGGGGCCACCGCTGCTGCTGGCGCCCCTGGCCGGCGCCGAGCCGCTCGCGGCGCTGCTCGAGGCCGCGGCGCCGACGCGCTTCGTCGGCACGCGCCCGGTGCCCGACGCCTTCGATGGCGCGATGGACGATGCGTGGCGCGCACCGTTTCCCGATCGCGGTTACGAGGCGGCGCTGCGCGCCCTGGGCACCGCGGCGGCGCACTCGTCCGGGCCCGACACCGCGCAGGCCGCCGAATGGCGCTTCAGGGCAATGGGATACTTCCCGGCGTGA